ATCTTAATGGTAATGGTTTAGAGCAGCCAAAAGACTATGAACAGCCAAGTTCTCCAATGAATCACTCATCCTTTACCCAAAAATCATATTCAATTTACGAATACATGGAAATGGCTTCAATTGTAAAGAATTACATGGATGAAAATGGTAGAGCTCCTGATTCCATTGACTATAAAGGTGCTCATATAGGATATTATGACTTAGTATATAACTTTGCTAAATTAACAGCAAATCATACTGATGGAAGACATATGGATTTCAGTCATGATACAGAGTTTACTAAATTAAATAATGATCCATTAGCAGAATATGGACAATACATAATAATAATTGGTGCTATAATAATAGTTCTTGGAACTATTAGAAGACTATTTAGAAGAAGACGAAGAAGATATTAGATTTTTCGCTTCTATTTTTTTTAAAAATTCTATTTTTTTATTTATTATTGTAATGAAATAGATTATATAATATTTTAGATAAATACTCAAATAATCCATAAACTAATTCTAATAGAGGACAATTATGAGTAATAATAATATTGATTTATATAAGAAAGATAAGGCAATTAAACGTTATAATTTTATTAAAGAACTTGATTATACTGATAGTGAATATAAGAAGAATTTAAGAAAACATATGGCTAATCATCGTCAGAATGCTAGAGGCTTATTAAATCCACGTTTAACAGCAAAGCAGGAATTGTTGATGTATGAAATGTATGGATTTGAGAGCATGAAAAATTATGCATTAGATGTACTTAAGCAAAATATTGAATATTGCACAGTTTTAGAAGCTGACAGTCATGACAAACAAATTTCGTTAACAGAAAAATTTCTTAGAGAAAGTAATAATAAGGAATATCTTTTAACATTAAAGCCTTTCAGCACTAAAAATGGTAATTCATGGTATACTCCTGTGGATAGATTAGTTAATTGGATTGATTGTTATATGATTCAAAGAGAGGTTTTTTTTAAGTATGCTAATAAAGATGAAATCTTACTATATCTACCAAGTTATTTTCAGGATAATATCTTATCAATGATTACGTATACTGAAAATGAGGAGATGGATTTTGATAAGGATATAGATGAGATTGCTAAAGTGTATGATACATTAGTAAATGGTGTTATAGATGTACTTGAAAGTCTTCCAGAGGATAAAATGATTGATAACTTGTTTACAATGGATTATAAACAAATCAAAAAGAATAAGAAAATTATACGAGAATTAGGTAAGGATTATCTTAAATTAATGGAATAATAACTTTCATTAATTATTATTTTTTTTTTAAAAAATGAGTATGGTGAAAGAAGGGTAATTGGTTATGTAATTACTCTTCTATATTTACTGATACAAGATCGTTTTCATCTGATGCTCTTTGGAAAGCATCTATTAGTAGTGGATCTATTTTATCAGGGTTTGTTATATTTACTATTGTTTTCGTGTAGAATCCTACTAGGTAGAAGTAAATATCTTCGTAGTCACCGGTGAACTCTGGTAGGTCAAATGTTTCTTTTAGATAATTATTTTGATCTTCTTCTATTTTTTTTCCATCTATGTCGAATTTGTTCATTTTTTATTCTTCCAATTATTTTAATAACAATAGTTATATTATTTATAGTATTAAAACTTTATACTTTTTTTATCTAAAGATAAACTTTTACTATATTTTTTCTACAAAAAATAATTAAAGACTATCATCAACAGTATTATTAATTAAATCTAATTTATGAGGAATAATCTCATAATCTTCTAATTCATATCCAATATCTTCATAGCCTTCAAGTTCATCCTCAGTAAATTGTTTTCCTAGCAATCCCCCAACATCAATAATCTTATTAACTTTAAAGTTAGCAGTCACTATACCTCTATGAGTATTTTCTATGACAAAATCGTTTATAGTATCTGAAAAATGTGTTAGCACAATAGCTGTTTTCTTCTCTTTCATTTCTAACTCAGGGTCACTACCTGCAGAGCCCATTCTATCAAGAAATATCTTTGATTGTCCTGCTAAATCACCGAAATATATTGGTGCTGAGAATATGAAATAATCAGATGCTCTAATCTTATCAAGAAGTTCATTTAAATCATCATTTAATACACATCCACCACCTTGCTTGCACTTTCCACAGCCGGTACAACAGTGAATGTTATAATCATCAAGGAATAAAACCTCATTAGATCCTCCAGCATCTTCAATTCCAATGGTTAATCTATCCACAATTTTCTTAGAATTTCCATTACGTCTACATGAAGTTATTAAAGTTACTGCTTTCATTAAATCACCTTCTATTTAAAAGATTAAATTATGAAATTAATAAACTTTATTAAAATAAATTAGTCTTTAAAATTAAAAATTAGTTTACATAGCGCGGGTTTTTATAAAAAAAAGTTTATAAAGGATTAAAAATTAATCCTCCTTATTGGTTATGCCAACCATCTACAATTAAATGGTAATCAGGGGAATTATGGTTAATTTTAATAGTATAGTTATTCATATCAATAATATCTCGATTATTATTTACTATTAGATATGCATAGCCCTGACTAATATCTAGGTTATACTCAGCATAATTTTTATAACCATTACTTTCAAGTACTTTAATGTAAGTTTGTAATCTATCCTTATACTTAAATGATTTTTTATGTATCTTACCCTCTTCAATATATTCTACAGTGATTTTATTACCTACTTCATCACTAAACTTATTTCTTGCACGTTCTTTTCTGTATTTTCTTTTATCATTAATGAAGTTATGATAACTATCTTTTAAATTGTTGTAATTATTATTAATACTGTTGACGGTATTCTGAACTTTTATACTGAGATTATTGAAGAATCTTGTAAATCTACTTGTACTTCCAGGATAATTATTTTCAGGTTTTACAAAGTAATCAATCAAACTCCATAGTTTAGATAGTATAAATGATGGTTTTTTGATTGTTTTATTATCCATTTTATACATTGAGATAAAGTCAAGGAGGATTACTACTAGTAAGGGTATTGTTAGAAATCCCCATGTAAATAGATTTATTATCATTGATATAATTGACCATTGAAATAGGAATGATAATAGATAAATCCATTTAATCATGTTATTAATATTAAAATTATTATTCATATTATTATAATTTGCTTTCATTATCTTAACCTTTAATATATAGTAGTTTCATCTTTTATATACTTATTGTTATTTTATTAATTAAAGAAAAATTGAATTGAAATCATGGTTAAAATTTAATAATAAGGTATTACATAATAGTATTATACCTTTATATAATCTATATAAATTTTCAATAATAGAAATTTATGGATAATTCAAACTAAGGGATATAAACTATTTTTTTTAGGTTAATATCTAATATACATATTTCAGTTAAAGAAAATTGTTTATATTTACTAATTAAAGGTGTAATGATTATAATGAATTGGAATTTTGATTTCACAGAAAAACAGATAATCATTACAGTATTCTTTTGTATGGCATTCACAATATCAAATCTAATTACTGTTAAAATTATAGATTTACACTTTTTAGGATTAGAAGTACCAGCAGGAGTACTTATTTATCCATTAGTTTATATTTTAACAAATGTAATTACAGAAGTATATGGTGAAAAAACAGCACAAAAAACTTTAGCACTAGGTATAGCTGCTGATGTATTATTCGTATTCATGACAACATTAATATTAGTATTACCATCACCAGCATTCTATACAGGTGATTCAAGTTTACAATTTGTATTTACACAAACACCTAGAATACTAATAGCATCATACATCAGTTATCTAGCAGGTAACCTTGTAAATGCAAGAGTAACAACAATTGTAAACCGTGGAACATCCTATTTACAAATTAAAAACTTAGGAGCAATAGCTCTTGGTGAATTAATTGATAATATAATATTCATAGGATTAGCATTCATAGGATCTGTACCAGTAATTGACATAGTTATCATGATATTCAGTCACTGGGTAATCAGTTTAATATGGAATGTAATAGCACAACCATTCACTGCTAGAACAGTTAAATGGGCTGCTAAAGGAAAACCAGAAGATACTGTTAATGCATAAATAAATAGGAATGATATTCTATTTTTATTAAACATATTCTTTTTTTATTTTTTTATATACTTTTTTTATACACAATATATTCTAAGAAAAAATATATTAATCCTTTAATAAAGATTATATTGACTAGATTAAAATAAAATATAATTTTAATATTAAGGGGAAAGACTATTTTGTCGAATAACATAAATTCAATTAATAATCCGAATAATAAGTCGTTTAAGATTTCAGTAATAATGGCTGTATATAATACAGAAAATTATCTGAATCAAGCTATTGATTCGATTCTACATCAAACAATAGGCTTTAGAGAAAATATACAACTTATATTGGTTAATGATGGTAGCACTGATGATTCAGAGGATATCATGAGAAGTTACCAGGAACAGTATCCTGATAATATAATTGTTATATCGCAGGAAAATCAGGGGCAGTCCGCTGCTCGTAATAATGGTTTAAACTATGTTAGAGGTAAGATTGTTAACTTCTTAGATAGTGATGACTACATATCAGAATCCGCATTTGAGGATGTTTACTACTTCTTTTTAGAAAACTATGATAAAACAGATGTTGTATCAATACCATATTATTCATTTGGTAGAATTGAACAACCTCATAAACTAAATTATAAATATGAATCAACTAGAATAATTGATTTACTAGAAGAACCAGATAATCCACAATTATCCGCATCTTCTGCATTCATAAAATATGATGTACTTAAAGACTTTACTTTTTCAACAGATTTGGTAGGATCTGAGGACGCTTTACTTATAAATATGATTCTATTAAACAAGAAAACATTAGGTGTAGTTAATTCTGCACAATACTACTATCGAAAAAGAAAAGATGCTAGTTCTACAATAGATGTTATCTACAAGATAAAAGAAGGTTATACAGATAGATTAGAGAACTATTTCATGGAACTAATAAACTATTCTATATCAAAGGTAGGTTATGTTCCAGAATTTATCCAGTACACATTAGCATATGATTTACAGTGGATAATACAACTTCCAAACCTAAAATATGTCTTTGATAAAAAAGGAGAAATACCTGAATTTTGGAAGATAATGAATGATGTAATTAGTTACATTGAAGACGATGCTATAATTAATAACAGAGGTATAGTTTCAAACCAACATAAATCATTCCTAATATATCTAAAAAACTTAGAACTAAGATATGAGATAAAAGATGATGATATTGTATTAATGTCAGCAGATCATCAATTAGATAAACTTAAAGACCATTCATTACATATAGATATAATAGAAATTAAAAATAACACGCTAAATATATCGGGATATACTCATACTCACTTTAAATCAGATAAAATAACAATACAAGCAGTAATTAATAATAATTCAGATAGATATCTAGGAAAAATGGTACATTATCCAACTCGTGATAATGTTAAATTCTTATCAATACCATGGACATTAATTTACAATTTTGACATAAAAATACCATTAGATGTTGTAATGAATTCACAAGTCAAAATTAAAGTGAATTACCACATTGACGGAGATACAAGTAATTTCAGCAGGGACAACTTAATCTCTGATTATCTAGAAATAAAATTCTCAAAAAATGCAAGATTATCTAAAACAAGCATATACTCTGTCAGAGATTCAAAAGTTATACTGTTTAAAAATAATTCATTTTATATTAGTAAATATGATTTCTTTTCAATACTTAGACATGAAAGAAGCATATTTAAAAAGATATTACAAGAAAAAAAATTTGGATACAAAGAAATTCTAAAAATTAAACTATTATATCTACTAAAACATTTTTTAAAGGGATATAGAAAGCCAATTTATCTTTTCATGGATCGTCCAGAGCAAGGTGATGATAATGGTGAACACCTATTTAAACACGCGTTAACTTGTAATGATAACATAAGAAAATATTTCATAGTGGAAGAGGATTCTAAAACATTTAAACCAGTATCACGATTAGGTGAAGTAGTACCCTACAAATCACTAAAACATAAATTATTATTCCTATTTGCAGATAAAATTATTACTTCACATCCTGACGAACCAGTAATTAATCCATTTTTCTCATACAGTCCAAATAAGGATGAAAGACATTTTATCAGTGGTCTTGGAAATGCTGAGATATACTTTTTACAACATGGAGTGACAAAGGATAACATTTCACCTTATCTTAAAAAGTATGATAAGAACTTATCATTAATAGTAACAGTATCTGACAAAGAACATGATTCATTTATGGATGATGGATATAATTATGATGAAAATATTATTCAAACACTAGGATTTCCACGATTTGATAATCTGGAAAGTCATCCATGTAAACAAATATTAATTATTCCAACATGGCGTGATTATCTTGAAGGAAATGAAGATTTATTCATAAATTCAGGATATTATACTAAATTAAACAATCTATTAAATGATGAAAGATTAATAAAATTAGCAAAAGAATATGGCTATAAAATAGTATTCAAGCCACATCCACGTTTAATGCATAAAATAAACGAAAAAACTAATAAAAGATATATTGATTTAATAAAATTTAATCAGTATATTAGATTAAGTACAGATGATTTATATCAAGAATTATTCAGCGAATCATCATTATTAATCACTGATTACTCATCAGTATTCTTTGATTTTGCATATTTAAAGAAACCAGTAATATATTATCATCCAAATAATGATTATCATCACTCAAAAAGTTACTTTGATTATGATAAGATGGGATTTGGTAGTGTTGAGATGAATGATAAATCATTAATTAATAAAATAGCTGAATATCTTGAAAATGATTGTGAAATGGAAGATATATATAAACAGAGAATTGACCAGTTTTTTAAATTTAAGGATAAACATAATTCACAGCGTGTCTATGATTGGATAAAGAATCACTAGGTGTAATATATGAGATTAGTTATACAGAGAGTAAACAATGCAAAGGTTGAAGTAGATAATAAAGTAGTAGGTAATATTGATAAGGGCTACATGGTACTAGTAGGCTTTGGTAAACATGATACTAGAAAGGAAGCTGACTACATGGTTAATAAAATTATGCATCTACGCGTATTTGAAGATGATGAGGGACGTATGAACCTAAATATTAATGATGTTCAAGGAGAGTTATTATTAATTCCACAATTTACATTATATGGTGATGTTAGTCATAATAACAGACCCTCCTTTTCTAATGCTATGAATCCGGAGGATGCTGAGAAGTTATTTGATTATTATTGTGATAAGTGTAGTGACTATGTTCATGTTGAAAGAGGTATTTTTGGAGCTTTCATGAATGTTAGCTTGGAGAATAATGGTCCTGTAACAATTCTTGCTGATAAAGAATATAAAAAATAAGAAAAAAGAAGAGAAGGTTAATTTAGCTAAATATTTCATTAGTTGCATCTGCTGCTGGGTCAAATTCCTCTGATACTTCTTTCATATATTTTGGTATATCCATGTGTTGTGGACATTGTTCTACACATGCTCCACATTTTATACAATCAGATGCTCTACCATATTCATCTCTTGTTATATAACTAAGGTAGTAGTTGAGTTGCTATGAGAAACCTTTCCATTCGGTCTGTTTTTCTGTATTATATAATTCAAAGTATTTAGATATGTATATATTTTTTGGACAACTGTTTATACAGTAATCACAGGACGTACATGGTATTGCTATTGCTGAATGAATAATATCTGCTACATTGTTTATTATTTCCTGTTCTTCATTATTAATTGGTTTAAGATTATTAAATGTTTCTAGATTATCCTCTAATTGTTCTTGATTACTTATTCCACTTAATACCATCATAACGTTATCTAATTCTGCTACAAATCTCAATGCCCATTACTCCACTTAATACCCTCATAACGTTATCTAATTCTGCTACAAATCTCAATGCCCATGATGCGGGTGATGCTTCACTATTATATTCTTTCATTAATTTTTCTGCTTTCGGTGGTACATTTGCTAAGGATCCACCTTTAACTGGTTCCATTATTATTACTGGTTTTTCGTATTTTTTTGATAGTTCATAGCATTTTCTTGCTTCTACTCCATTATCTTCCCAGTCAAGGTAGTTTAGTTGTAATTGTATGAATTCTATTTCGGGTGTTCTTTTAGGATTTTTTCCAGGTATTTAGAGTTATCGTGCATTGATATTCCAATGTTTTTTATTTGTCCTACTTCTTTTTTGTCTGCTATGAATTTGAAGCAATCAGCTATATCTAATGCTTTATCTGTCCATGAGCAGAGGTTGTGTAACATATAATAATCAAAGTATTCTACTCCTGTTCTTTCTATTTGTTCATTGAATAATTTTTCTAAATCTCTGGTTTTTTAACAAAGAATAGTGGAAATTTATCTGAAATTATGTAGGATTCTCTTGGATATCTTTTTACTACTCCTTCTTTAAATGCTACTTCACTTTTTCCATTATGGTAAGGGTATGCTGTGTCGAAGTAGTTGTATCCATTTTCCATGTAGGTATCTATTATTTTATTTAATTGTTCTTGGTCTATGTGTTCAGGGTTTTCATCTATTTGAGGTAATCTCATCATTCCGAATCCGAATTTTTTCATCATATCACTCCTCATTATTTAATTTTATATTAATTCTTGTTTTTAAATATTCACATATATGAATATAATAATTATGTAAGGAATAATTGTATTCTTTGATTAAATCATTTTATAATAAAATAGAGAGGTTTATATAAGATAATAAATTAAATATCTACTAATGAAAAACGGAGGTGTACTTATGGACATCGGTAATTGGGAGATTAACACACCTGCAATAATCATGATATTATTAGGTATTTTAGCATTAATCTTTCCAGCTGCATCAACTCAGACTATAGGTATAATAGTAGGTATATTATTCTTATTAATAGCAATTGTTTTAATCATAGCAGGTTTTGCTGAGATTGCTGTTTCAAGAGCTTTTGCAGGTTTTACATTGATAATAGCGATATTATGTATATTATTAAGTTATTTCTTAATGTTTAATCCGGCATCAGTTGCAATACTTGTAAGTGTAATAATATATTTACTTGGTATTATAATGATTATAGTTGGAATATTTAACTTAGTAACAGGTCAACTATTTAAACCATTAAGTGCAATGGGTATCACCGGATTAATATTTGGTATATTATTCATAGTAATAGGAGTCTTTGTAAGAAATCCTACTGTATTAGGTATAATAGTTGGTCTATGGCTAATAATATCAGGAATACTATCAATTTATGGAGATAATGATAAAAATTATATAGACATCTAATCTCCTTATTTAATTATTTTTTTTTAACCTATTTTTTCTTTTATTTTATTAACTAATTTTAATAGTAAATATTAACACTTATTTTTAATATAACATAAATTAATAACAATAATAAATATTTCTTTTTAGAAAAATCAGTATTAGAACCATAGAAATAATAAATGAGGTTAGATATTAATGGATTCAGTAGGTATGGATAAAATAAATGATTTAACAGAAGGTCCATTATTTGATGAGTTTATCAAGGCAACAGGTCTAACAAGTGATGATGCAATGTATCTTAAAAATCAATTAATAGATGATTATAATAATTATAGAATCAATGAAGATAGTGTGGAAGACCGTTTAAATGAATTAGTTAATACTATCTTAATTAGCAAGGGATATGATATTGGTTTGGATCCTGAGGAGAAACTCTTAACTTATTACTATAATCAAGATTATACATTAATGCATTGCACAGTATGTGGTAATCCAATACTCTATAATGATAATTACTGTAGCAAGTGTGGTAGTAGAACACAATATCATTCTAATACAAGTTTAGGCTTCTTTAATAATAGAAAGATTAATAATATTCCTGATAATAATACAATTCAAGAGGATTTCTCAGATAATACTGTAAATGAAATAATGTTTGATGATAATGTATTTAAGTATGCTATTGTAACGTATTTAAATATTTTAAATGATCCAAGTAGTGATAATTTGGATGATAACACATTTAACTACTATAATACCACTATTGATGATGTGAAACAGTTCTCATTAGATAATAATCTGATTAATGAAAGTGTTACTAAAGAGAATTTTCTCTCATTAGCAAATGGACTTAGTGTATCTCAATTAAAACAAATATTATCTGGCTATAAAATAGATACTAATGGAAATAAAATAGATTTAATAACACGTTTAATTGATAATCTTAATATAACAAATCTTAAAAAGATATTTGACACTAGAGCATATATATTGACTTCACAGGGATTGAATTTAATTATAGATAATCCACAGATATACTTCTACAATAAATTTCTAAAAACATACTCCTTAGAAAAATTTCAGCAACTATACCAGGAAAACAAAGATACATTGAATCTATCACAAATAGGCTTATTATACATGAATAACTATCGAAAGGAATATGCAAATAAACTAAAATGGGGATTATACAAGAATACATACTATGTAGACTATAATATATTCAAATATACAAATAAGAAAAACCCACAATTACTAAGCTTACTGAAAATACTCACATGTGATATAAACCTATGGGAAGACAACATACTTGATAAAGATTCACTACTACTAGCACCAGCAATAACAAATAATATATGTAAAATAGTTTATGATGAAAAGATACAACAAAGTGATTTGAAAGAATTTTTCATAAAAGCAGTAGATAGTCTTGAAATACCTGCATTACTCTTATCAAAAGAAGCAATGTTCCAATACTTAATAAAAATAATAAATAAAGAGCCACTTGATAAAATACAGGAAGAAATAAAAGAAAAATATAATAATTTAGAATCCAAGTATCATTTTGATAATCTAACACAACAACAGGAAGTAGTATATACTATTAATACCTTAATTAACTAACCTCTGTTTGCTTGTTCAAAGTTACCTGATAACATATATACAGTAATTATACCACTTGGACTCTGACTAAGCTCATTAAAAGTATTAATAATGATAGATTTAATAGCTTTCATCTTCTCCTTTCCGGTTTTATATTTAGGTTTATTATTTAACTCTGAATGTCCGGTACTAGGAATCATATGATCTTTCTTAAAAATATAATTAATTTCTTTTAAAAAATTTTCATCAAAGAAGGTTTTTAAAATATTAATAACATCATCAGCAATAGAATTGCCTAAAACATACATCTGCTCTACGATATTACTATCCAGGTTATTCATAGCTAATATTTGCACGACAGATTCATAATCCTTAGCAATATTATTAGTGAAATATCCCTCACATGTATAAGCAAGATATTCATTAGCAACTTTATGATACTGGTCAATCAGTACCATGTAAGCTACAAAACCCTCAATAAAGTCTGTTTTTCTAGAATCTAAAAAGTACATAATTAATTGTTCAAATATCTCACTAAATAAGTGGTGAGATAATTCATGTATTAATGTACAAATTTTCATTGATTCATTCAAATCGTTATCAATATAGATACTATTATAATTATAATATCCATAAACTCCATCTGCCTTATCATATCCTACCTTAGAGTATTGTTTTACAAGTTTTATTAGCTTATTAAGACAAGGTTCATTACTATATCTATTAAGATTCATCAAACCCATATCACGGATACTACGTATTATTTTATTATAAATATCTTCAGTTAACTCAGTATCAACAAGTTTAGACAGATTCTCATTTGTAAAGAACGTGTCACTATCATTATATTCAGCTCCATCTTTTATTCTTCTAGATTTCAAGACAGAGCCACAGTTTATACAATACTTTAATAGTGGATAATTCTCAGTACCACAATATGAACAATATTTACTATACTTCATTTTCTATCAAATCTTTCGATAATTGAATATCCTATTTTCATATTAAATAATTATAAAAAAATATTTTTGGAATAATATACTTATTCAAGCATATCATTAACAGTTTTAATCTTTGCATTTAATGTTCTATTTTCAACATCTCTTCTATCATCAACTTTAATAACAGTATATACTCTACCAGTTCCAGCAGTAAATACTGCTTCCTGAGCTTTAGCTATTGCAGTATATAATTCTTTATAATTATCTGCTTCAATTTGAGTTCCCATACCTGTTAACTGATAATTTAATCCTGAATCTTTTATTGCTTGAACTGCTTTTGTTACAAATTCTTTACATTCTGTATTATCTATTCCAACTGGTAATATTGCAAAATCTGCTGTTATCATCATTATCACATCCTAATATTAAATTTTATATAATTTTCCATATTTCATTATAGTTTCTTCATTCATCTTATATAATTCATCAATGAGGTATGTTCTAAAGGATCCACTCCCTTCATTGTTAATCTGTACTTTTCTATAAGCTTTTTCTCCAGCTATTGCCATTGATAAACTACCCATAATTGCAGCATCTAATGGGTTAGTAACAGCTGTAAATGAGCCTATTACACAGGTTAACATACAGCCGCTACCCGTGATTTTTGACATGATTGGTTCACCATTATCTATTAAGTAAACATCTTTTCCATCAGAAATCATATCTACGGGTCCAGATACAGCTATTATAGTATTTAAATTGCTGGCTATTTTTTTTATAATCTCACAGTTTTCCTTCATATTCATTTTATTTATAATATCATCATCAGCTACATCTACTCCTTTTGCTTTAGCATTATCCTCAATGATATCATATAAGTAGCCTATTGCCTTGATTTCAGACATGTTTCCTCTTATAACTGAGACAGATGACCTGTTTATAATATCTATTGTTGTATCATTTCTTAGTTTTGATACACCAACAGCCACTGGGTCTAATACTAAGGGGGTTCCTGTTTCTTTTGTATGTGTTGCTGCTACTTGCATAGGTTCTATCTGGTCTTCTAATAGTGTTCCTAGATTGATAACTGTTGTTCCTGCAATTTCAACAAATTCTTTCATTTCAGGAGTTTCATTTGCCATGGAAGGAGATCCACCTATTGCTAGTACTGCATTAGCACAGTCATTTATTGTAACATAATTTGTTATACAATGTATTAGTGGACATTTAGTTCGTAGTTTTTCTATTGTTTTACTACATTCACATAATTTTTCTTTATCTATCTTTGTCATATTGTTTCCTCTATTGTTTCTATTATTATCTTTGTTATTGGTAATTAATAATTATTATATATTAATAATGATAGAATAAAATAAATGTGAAGAAAATTATTGTATTATGATTAAAATGAAAACTAAAATTTGTCCTAGATGTGGCTCGGAGAATATAGAGTGGATTATACCACAAAATTGGTCTATGTGGTCATGTAATAATTGTGATTATACTGGTCCTGTAATTGAAGTAGATGAAGCTGTTGAAAAACAATTACAGGAAAACTGGAAAAATCACAAGAATGAAATATTAAATAAAAATAAGAATGATGAAGATGATGAAGAGGATGATTTATCTGATGAAGAATTAGAGGAGAAGTTAGATAAATTATTTGATGATTAAAATCATTTAATTATTTTCTTTTAGTTTCTTTTTCTTAGCTTTTAATTCTTCTTCTTTTTTGTTTCTTTTATCTACTTCTATCTTGTTAATTTTGGATTGTTTTCTTTCATAATAAGTTATTGGTATTAATATTAGAATTATTATGATTGCTGCTATTGTTATTCCAAAATATTTTCTAATTATTTCTTCTATAAATAATAGTAAAGGTAGTAGTATTATAAAACCTATACTTG
This genomic interval from Candidatus Methanosphaera massiliense contains the following:
- a CDS encoding flavodoxin family protein — its product is MKAVTLITSCRRNGNSKKIVDRLTIGIEDAGGSNEVLFLDDYNIHCCTGCGKCKQGGGCVLNDDLNELLDKIRASDYFIFSAPIYFGDLAGQSKIFLDRMGSAGSDPELEMKEKKTAIVLTHFSDTINDFVIENTHRGIVTANFKVNKIIDVGGLLGKQFTEDELEGYEDIGYELEDYEIIPHKLDLINNTVDDSL
- a CDS encoding queuosine precursor transporter — encoded protein: MNWNFDFTEKQIIITVFFCMAFTISNLITVKIIDLHFLGLEVPAGVLIYPLVYILTNVITEVYGEKTAQKTLALGIAADVLFVFMTTLILVLPSPAFYTGDSSLQFVFTQTPRILIASYISYLAGNLVNARVTTIVNRGTSYLQIKNLGAIALGELIDNIIFIGLAFIGSVPVIDIVIMIFSHWVISLIWNVIAQPFTARTVKWAAKGKPEDTVNA
- a CDS encoding bifunctional glycosyltransferase/CDP-glycerol:glycerophosphate glycerophosphotransferase translates to MSNNINSINNPNNKSFKISVIMAVYNTENYLNQAIDSILHQTIGFRENIQLILVNDGSTDDSEDIMRSYQEQYPDNIIVISQENQGQSAARNNGLNYVRGKIVNFLDSDDYISESAFEDVYYFFLENYDKTDVVSIPYYSFGRIEQPHKLNYKYESTRIIDLLEEPDNPQLSASSAFIKYDVLKDFTFSTDLVGSEDALLINMILLNKKTLGVVNSAQYYYRKRKDASSTIDVIYKIKEGYTDRLENYFMELINYSISKVGYVPEFIQYTLAYDLQWIIQLPNLKYVFDKKGEIPEFWKIMNDVISYIEDDAIINNRGIVSNQHKSFLIYLKNLELRYEIKDDDIVLMSADHQLDKLKDHSLHIDIIEIKNNTLNISGYTHTHFKSDKITIQAVINNNSDRYLGKMVHYPTRDNVKFLSIPWTLIYNFDIKIPLDVVMNSQVKIKVNYHIDGDTSNFSRDNLISDYLEIKFSKNARLSKTSIYSVRDSKVILFKNNSFYISKYDFFSILRHERSIFKKILQEKKFGYKEILKIKLLYLLKHFLKGYRKPIYLFMDRPEQGDDNGEHLFKHALTCNDNIRKYFIVEEDSKTFKPVSRLGEVVPYKSLKHKLLFLFADKIITSHPDEPVINPFFSYSPNKDERHFISGLGNAEIYFLQHGVTKDNISPYLKKYDKNLSLIVTVSDKEHDSFMDDGYNYDENIIQTLGFPRFDNLESHPCKQILIIPTWRDYLEGNEDLFINSGYYTKLNNLLNDERLIKLAKEYGYKIVFKPHPRLMHKINEKTNKRYIDLIKFNQYIRLSTDDLYQELFSESSLLITDYSSVFFDFAYLKKPVIYYHPNNDYHHSKSYFDYDKMGFGSVEMNDKSLINKIAEYLENDCEMEDIYKQRIDQFFKFKDKHNSQRVYDWIKNH
- the dtd gene encoding D-aminoacyl-tRNA deacylase, which codes for MRLVIQRVNNAKVEVDNKVVGNIDKGYMVLVGFGKHDTRKEADYMVNKIMHLRVFEDDEGRMNLNINDVQGELLLIPQFTLYGDVSHNNRPSFSNAMNPEDAEKLFDYYCDKCSDYVHVERGIFGAFMNVSLENNGPVTILADKEYKK
- a CDS encoding 4Fe-4S dicluster domain-containing protein, which translates into the protein MTRDEYGRASDCIKCGACVEQCPQHMDIPKYMKEVSEEFDPAADATNEIFS
- a CDS encoding aldo/keto reductase; this translates as MERTGVEYFDYYMLHNLCSWTDKALDIADCFKFIADKKEVGQIKNIGISMHDNSKYLEKILKEHPK
- a CDS encoding aldo/keto reductase; the encoded protein is MKKFGFGMMRLPQIDENPEHIDQEQLNKIIDTYMENGYNYFDTAYPYHNGKSEVAFKEGVVKRYPRESYIISDKFPLFFVKKPEI
- a CDS encoding DUF308 domain-containing protein; its protein translation is MDIGNWEINTPAIIMILLGILALIFPAASTQTIGIIVGILFLLIAIVLIIAGFAEIAVSRAFAGFTLIIAILCILLSYFLMFNPASVAILVSVIIYLLGIIMIIVGIFNLVTGQLFKPLSAMGITGLIFGILFIVIGVFVRNPTVLGIIVGLWLIISGILSIYGDNDKNYIDI